The following are encoded together in the Gimesia chilikensis genome:
- a CDS encoding DUF1559 domain-containing protein: MKTCRLQSVKRGFTLIELLVVIAIIAILIALLLPAVQQAREAARRSECKNNLKQLGLAMHNYHDTYRVLPPGFNVDLVVANTSTGNGGLGWSGSILPGLDQANVYNMIDFNADWGTGDNEKACATYLSVYRCPSDITVKHRNHDGIDARVPTSYLACFSGTRGSDSEANVTDADGTFFLNSSIGIRDITDGTSNTIAAGECVNDFDAFKDHFYIGSTSIGGWDGAPREYSEYVASTGVPMNTTNEVCFGSLHTGGAQFLFLDGSVRFLSENMSQTVYSYLGSRADGNPIGDF, translated from the coding sequence ATGAAAACCTGTCGTCTGCAATCCGTCAAACGTGGCTTCACACTGATCGAACTGCTGGTCGTCATCGCCATCATCGCGATCCTGATCGCCCTGTTACTGCCCGCCGTTCAGCAGGCCCGCGAAGCAGCCCGCCGCTCAGAATGCAAAAACAATCTGAAGCAACTCGGTCTCGCGATGCACAACTATCACGACACCTATCGCGTCCTGCCTCCCGGGTTCAATGTCGATCTGGTCGTCGCCAACACATCCACCGGCAACGGTGGTCTGGGCTGGAGCGGTTCCATTCTGCCCGGCCTCGACCAGGCGAATGTTTACAACATGATTGACTTCAACGCCGACTGGGGCACGGGTGATAATGAGAAAGCCTGTGCAACGTATCTCAGCGTCTATCGCTGCCCGTCGGATATTACCGTTAAACATCGTAATCACGACGGCATCGACGCCCGCGTACCGACTTCGTATCTCGCCTGCTTCTCCGGAACCCGGGGATCCGACAGTGAAGCGAATGTCACCGACGCCGACGGCACCTTCTTTCTCAACAGCTCCATCGGGATTCGCGATATCACTGATGGGACCTCGAATACCATCGCTGCCGGTGAATGTGTAAACGACTTCGATGCATTCAAAGACCACTTCTATATCGGTTCAACATCGATCGGCGGCTGGGATGGTGCTCCCCGCGAATACTCCGAGTATGTCGCCAGCACCGGCGTTCCCATGAACACAACCAACGAAGTCTGTTTCGGCAGCCTGCATACCGGCGGCGCCCAGTTCCTGTTCCTCGACGGTTCCGTTCGCTTCCTCAGTGAAAACATGAGCCAGACCGTTTACTCGTACCTCGGCAGTCGTGCTGATGGTAACCCGATCGGCGATTTCTGA
- a CDS encoding metallophosphoesterase, whose amino-acid sequence MKLQTICVPMLLLAASVLPVHGEELPPAPRGSFTIAVIPDTQHYKGRGTHSKKQAKDPTTNPVFEAITDCIVDELDRQRIVFVSHVGDIVDINNDEQWAVAQNCMDKLHGKVPYGISVGNHDMTGKTGNSALFQKYFPRSRFAEFDWYGGCYPGEPNQTEISGNNANSYQLFSTEGMDFIIVHLECNAPDPVLNWASEVLTRHADRRAIITTHMDLGPLEHPKQPRDYFDAPKGRMVWKKCHGANGNTSQQMWEKCFSKHKNLFLICCGDQSRTQAMRQSVKGQHGNTVHELLSDYGAEGFRLMRFLPAQNKIEVRTWNPVKGASCEKTKLIPERDQHQFTLDYQMTKSAD is encoded by the coding sequence ATGAAGCTCCAGACGATCTGCGTTCCCATGTTGTTACTCGCTGCCTCTGTCCTGCCCGTTCACGGGGAAGAACTTCCTCCGGCGCCCCGGGGTTCCTTCACGATTGCTGTGATCCCGGATACCCAGCACTACAAGGGACGTGGTACGCACAGTAAAAAGCAGGCAAAAGATCCCACGACGAACCCCGTTTTCGAAGCGATCACGGACTGCATCGTCGATGAGCTGGACCGACAGCGGATTGTGTTCGTCTCTCATGTCGGCGATATAGTGGATATCAATAACGACGAACAATGGGCCGTCGCACAGAACTGCATGGACAAGCTGCACGGCAAAGTCCCTTACGGAATCAGTGTCGGCAATCACGACATGACGGGAAAAACCGGCAACTCGGCATTGTTCCAGAAATATTTTCCCCGTTCCCGCTTCGCGGAATTCGACTGGTATGGCGGCTGCTATCCCGGCGAACCGAACCAAACGGAAATCTCAGGCAACAACGCGAACAGTTACCAGCTCTTCTCTACAGAAGGCATGGATTTCATTATCGTGCATCTGGAATGTAACGCCCCCGATCCGGTTCTCAACTGGGCCAGTGAAGTACTCACCAGACATGCCGACCGCAGAGCGATTATCACCACCCACATGGATCTGGGCCCGCTCGAGCATCCCAAACAGCCACGCGACTACTTCGACGCGCCCAAAGGTCGCATGGTCTGGAAAAAGTGCCACGGTGCCAATGGAAACACTTCACAGCAGATGTGGGAAAAATGTTTCAGCAAACACAAGAACCTGTTTCTGATCTGCTGTGGTGACCAGAGCCGTACCCAGGCGATGCGCCAGAGCGTCAAAGGCCAACATGGGAATACGGTGCATGAACTGCTCTCCGACTACGGAGCCGAAGGCTTCCGGCTGATGCGGTTCCTGCCTGCTCAAAACAAAATTGAGGTCCGCACCTGGAATCCCGTCAAAGGGGCCTCCTGTGAAAAAACGAAGCTGATCCCTGAGCGGGACCAGCATCAGTTCACGCTGGACTACCAGATGACCAAATCTGCCGACTGA
- a CDS encoding FHA domain-containing serine/threonine-protein kinase, with the protein MSKPQDVPSFLELLQESHLLSEDKVRAVIEEFDLESAEKPKEAAQRLVTGKVLTRYQGERLLAGRKRGFFIDKYKVLEVLGFGGMGSLYLAEHLETKEPVALKVLNDKCRNDAGMLTRLKLEASAGSRLDHPHIVRTISYEGSGAVCYIAMEFIKGISLLELVLLKQRSLPSPQVCDVIAQAALGLEEAHQAGIIHRDLKPENLIIDSQGYVKVLDFGLALLKDNPDAEFSLSMIFGHGCVGTPEYIAPEQSREGTTVDARADVYGLGGTMYFLLTGKLPFPKGTAAQKIQAHREQTPRSIAEIAPAIPAEVVAIVEKMMAKDPEERYQSMAEVAAALEPFAERQPVEFRFNKVVSQRVQHAKARSAIAQSSIVKPQLSSRIATASHVAEQARQQQKADGIERLTRGESDISKSGILRHGVPTESTDHMAQEASDALVKDFQPIELIDLDDKRRFPIFKQRVTLGRNPTCDIQIDRPGISGNHCEFHYENTGWIVTDLKSKNGTEVDGRRIQEQILFPGNTLSLAASYHFRVASPNQYVQKNKKKPMLIAASVVAGICLIAGIGYWLLS; encoded by the coding sequence ATGTCGAAACCACAAGACGTACCGTCATTTCTGGAATTACTGCAGGAGAGCCATCTGCTCTCGGAAGACAAAGTTCGCGCCGTCATTGAAGAATTCGACCTGGAATCCGCCGAAAAGCCCAAGGAAGCCGCTCAACGTCTGGTCACCGGGAAAGTCTTGACGCGTTACCAGGGCGAACGCCTGCTCGCCGGCCGTAAACGTGGTTTCTTCATCGACAAATATAAGGTGCTGGAAGTCCTCGGCTTCGGCGGCATGGGCAGCCTGTATCTTGCGGAGCATCTGGAGACGAAGGAACCGGTCGCCCTCAAGGTCCTCAATGACAAATGTCGCAACGACGCGGGCATGCTGACCCGGCTCAAACTGGAAGCCTCAGCCGGATCGCGTCTCGATCACCCCCACATTGTCCGCACGATCTCCTATGAAGGATCAGGGGCCGTCTGTTACATCGCGATGGAATTCATCAAAGGCATCAGCCTGCTGGAACTGGTCCTGCTCAAACAGAGATCGCTCCCTTCTCCCCAGGTCTGCGACGTCATCGCACAGGCCGCTCTGGGGCTGGAAGAAGCACATCAGGCAGGCATCATCCACCGCGACCTCAAACCGGAAAACCTGATCATCGATTCTCAGGGTTATGTCAAAGTACTCGACTTTGGTCTGGCCCTGCTCAAAGACAATCCCGATGCGGAATTCTCACTCTCGATGATCTTCGGACACGGCTGTGTGGGGACCCCCGAATACATCGCCCCCGAGCAGTCCCGCGAAGGCACCACCGTTGATGCCCGGGCCGATGTTTACGGACTCGGGGGGACGATGTATTTCCTTCTGACAGGTAAACTCCCCTTCCCCAAAGGGACCGCTGCTCAGAAAATTCAGGCCCACCGCGAACAGACTCCCCGGTCGATCGCCGAAATCGCACCCGCGATCCCTGCTGAAGTTGTCGCGATTGTCGAAAAGATGATGGCCAAGGATCCCGAGGAACGTTATCAGTCGATGGCAGAAGTCGCCGCGGCACTGGAACCCTTCGCCGAACGCCAGCCGGTCGAGTTCCGCTTTAATAAAGTTGTCTCGCAGCGGGTCCAGCATGCCAAGGCCCGCAGTGCGATCGCTCAGTCAAGTATCGTCAAGCCGCAACTCTCTTCGCGCATCGCGACCGCCAGCCATGTTGCCGAACAGGCGAGGCAGCAACAGAAAGCTGACGGCATCGAACGTCTGACCCGCGGCGAATCGGACATCTCCAAGAGTGGCATCCTCCGTCACGGCGTGCCTACCGAATCAACAGACCACATGGCCCAGGAAGCCTCGGACGCCCTGGTCAAAGACTTTCAACCGATTGAACTGATCGACCTCGACGATAAACGCCGCTTCCCGATCTTCAAACAGCGGGTGACCCTCGGCCGGAATCCCACCTGCGACATTCAGATCGATCGCCCCGGCATTTCAGGCAACCACTGCGAATTCCACTACGAGAACACCGGCTGGATCGTCACCGATCTCAAAAGCAAAAACGGCACCGAAGTCGACGGCCGACGAATTCAGGAACAGATCCTCTTCCCCGGCAACACTCTGTCACTGGCCGCCAGCTATCACTTCCGCGTCGCCTCGCCGAATCAGTACGTCCAGAAAAACAAGAAGAAGCCGATGCTGATCGCCGCCTCTGTCGTGGCCGGCATCTGTCTCATCGCCGGCATCGGCTACTGGCTGCTGTCTTAA
- a CDS encoding SGNH/GDSL hydrolase family protein: protein MLKSIRCLRSTLLILCCLSFIVASLQANDKKTEPTNADEAAAKKAKQEAEINKKFAAWKATLPAKQQAWETVLEENLGGFYLPIYKKQKVAGQKTAWDYVADDPKLPRVLLIGDSVSRGYTQAARNALKGKANVHRAPANCGPTATGLKKLDVWLGDGNWDLIHFNFGIHDRRTNVDDYEKRLEEIVKRLKQTGAKVVWASSTPIPADWKEGPEMKAKLEEKNAIAAKVMERNGVEIDDLFTFITPHLSEVQNPKDVHFNGKGYDLLGKQVAEYIEGALQEENQK from the coding sequence ATGTTGAAATCAATCCGTTGTCTGCGTTCCACACTGTTGATTCTGTGTTGTTTGAGTTTCATCGTAGCCTCGCTGCAGGCGAATGACAAGAAAACCGAACCGACCAACGCCGACGAAGCTGCTGCTAAAAAAGCGAAGCAGGAGGCAGAGATCAACAAAAAGTTCGCGGCCTGGAAAGCGACGCTGCCCGCGAAACAGCAGGCGTGGGAAACCGTGCTCGAGGAAAACCTGGGCGGTTTTTATCTCCCGATCTACAAAAAACAGAAAGTCGCCGGTCAGAAGACCGCCTGGGATTACGTGGCCGACGATCCCAAACTGCCCCGCGTGCTGCTGATTGGGGATTCGGTTTCGCGGGGATACACACAGGCGGCCCGGAACGCCTTAAAAGGGAAAGCCAACGTGCATCGGGCTCCAGCGAACTGCGGACCGACGGCGACAGGCTTGAAGAAACTCGATGTCTGGCTGGGAGACGGTAACTGGGACCTGATCCATTTTAACTTTGGGATTCACGATCGACGGACCAATGTCGACGACTACGAGAAACGCCTGGAAGAGATTGTAAAGCGTCTGAAGCAGACCGGGGCGAAGGTGGTCTGGGCCAGCAGTACGCCGATCCCGGCTGACTGGAAAGAGGGACCGGAAATGAAGGCGAAGCTGGAAGAAAAGAATGCGATCGCTGCGAAGGTGATGGAGCGGAACGGTGTGGAGATCGACGATCTGTTTACCTTCATTACGCCGCATCTGTCAGAAGTACAGAATCCGAAAGACGTGCACTTCAACGGCAAAGGCTATGACCTGCTGGGAAAACAGGTGGCGGAGTATATTGAGGGGGCACTGCAGGAAGAGAATCAGAAGTAG
- a CDS encoding HpcH/HpaI aldolase family protein: protein MSDSFRSQLKQGKLLIAPMVTFSCSEAAEILADVGYDWLFLDAEHSTFAPSDLQAIVGRVSHKIPSLVRLPAPEEVSIKKALDLGAAGIIAPQVNSVKQAEQIVSWSRYSPEGTRGVGLGRAHGYGFAFDDYLAKANEETTVVVQAEHIDAVFAIEQIVAVPGVDAVLIGPYDLSASMKRIGEIDHPEVTGAIDHVTEVCQRYNMPLGIFGVTVDAVKPYIDKGFTLITVGVDTVMLGHAARKMLGQVKG, encoded by the coding sequence ATGTCTGACTCATTCCGCTCGCAACTCAAACAGGGGAAACTGCTGATTGCCCCCATGGTTACCTTTTCCTGCTCGGAAGCCGCCGAGATCCTGGCGGACGTCGGCTATGACTGGCTGTTCCTCGACGCCGAACACAGCACCTTTGCCCCCTCCGACCTGCAGGCCATCGTCGGCCGGGTGAGTCATAAGATCCCCAGCCTGGTCCGGCTGCCCGCCCCCGAAGAAGTCTCCATCAAGAAAGCCCTCGACCTGGGAGCCGCCGGTATCATCGCTCCGCAGGTCAATTCAGTGAAACAGGCCGAACAGATCGTCTCCTGGTCCCGTTACTCACCTGAAGGAACCCGGGGGGTCGGCCTGGGTCGTGCCCACGGCTACGGTTTTGCCTTCGATGACTACCTGGCCAAAGCGAATGAGGAAACCACCGTCGTCGTTCAGGCCGAGCACATCGATGCGGTTTTCGCGATCGAACAGATCGTCGCCGTCCCCGGCGTCGACGCAGTTTTGATCGGCCCCTACGATCTCTCTGCCAGCATGAAACGCATCGGCGAGATCGATCATCCCGAAGTGACCGGCGCCATCGACCATGTCACCGAAGTCTGTCAGAGATACAACATGCCCCTGGGCATCTTCGGCGTCACCGTGGACGCAGTCAAACCGTACATCGACAAAGGCTTCACCCTGATCACCGTCGGCGTCGACACCGTCATGCTGGGCCACGCCGCCCGCAAAATGCTGGGACAGGTTAAGGGGTAG
- a CDS encoding DUF1569 domain-containing protein, translated as MIEDLRELKFERLEDAVAEVESLLRTGYTQRGKWNLAQICRHLSLVQDPALDGYPKWMLIYAPLWPVMRRLFLPRLLKGDSPQGIPTTPIFVPAADLADAAEAEHFAQSVARFKAHEGPYHWHPGFGRLDRETLETVYTTHAAHHLRFLEPQTGA; from the coding sequence ATGATTGAGGATTTGCGGGAACTGAAGTTCGAACGGCTGGAGGACGCGGTTGCGGAAGTGGAGTCACTGTTACGGACCGGCTACACCCAGCGGGGCAAGTGGAATCTGGCCCAGATCTGTCGGCACTTGTCTCTGGTGCAGGACCCCGCACTCGACGGATACCCAAAGTGGATGCTGATCTATGCTCCTCTCTGGCCGGTGATGCGTCGGCTGTTCCTGCCGCGCCTGCTCAAGGGGGATTCTCCCCAGGGAATTCCGACGACTCCGATTTTCGTCCCGGCAGCGGATCTGGCAGACGCCGCGGAAGCGGAACACTTTGCCCAGAGCGTGGCCCGCTTCAAAGCCCACGAGGGACCTTACCACTGGCACCCCGGCTTCGGCCGCCTGGATCGCGAAACGCTGGAAACTGTTTACACAACTCACGCTGCCCATCACCTGCGGTTTCTGGAGCCGCAGACCGGAGCGTGA
- a CDS encoding GNAT family N-acetyltransferase, whose product MFTTRDATLDDLPAIVDIYNQSIPAGTATADTRPITVESRRPWFAQFSPDKRPIWVAEDEAGQIAGCIYVTSFYAGRPAYDKTAEVSLYLSKSHQKQGLGTFLLQKMIDACPSLGITTLVGMHFDHNEATKHLNEKFGFEVCGHLPEIAEVRGQKRGLLISLLRIPECPED is encoded by the coding sequence ATGTTCACGACCCGCGATGCCACTCTGGATGACCTGCCTGCGATTGTCGACATTTACAATCAGTCGATTCCCGCCGGCACCGCGACGGCAGATACCCGGCCGATTACCGTTGAAAGCCGCCGACCGTGGTTTGCCCAGTTCTCACCAGACAAGCGGCCCATCTGGGTGGCTGAAGACGAAGCGGGACAGATCGCCGGCTGCATCTATGTGACCTCTTTCTACGCGGGGCGGCCGGCGTATGACAAGACGGCGGAAGTCAGTCTCTACCTGTCGAAGTCGCACCAGAAGCAGGGACTGGGCACGTTTCTGCTGCAGAAAATGATCGATGCCTGCCCTTCTCTGGGCATTACAACCCTGGTCGGCATGCACTTCGATCACAACGAGGCTACGAAACATCTGAATGAAAAGTTCGGCTTCGAAGTCTGCGGGCACCTGCCCGAAATCGCTGAAGTGCGCGGACAGAAACGGGGACTGCTGATCTCCCTGCTGCGAATCCCCGAATGTCCGGAAGACTGA
- a CDS encoding CHAD domain-containing protein, whose product MSYQFEQGESLADGVRRIAGHQVHKAIQELQDSESDRHEAIHEVRKRFKKLRGLIRIVRSGLGDDYSRINVWYRDAGRRLSRVRDAESMLESLAKLKERFDDPAYVDLFAAFERCFQERKQQLVEEWIDLDQELQELCDELQTAHRQIDEWKIKGKSDKILKTGLQRNYRRGAEALAELYVQPHDELFHECRKRSKYLMYHLRLLKKVWEPIMAAQLEELDQLNDYLGDDHDLAVMTSQLTSEPERFGATSDIDQLLTLIGQQREELQSAGLALADRIYAEQPKAFAQRLQAYWKLWQNQSSQRM is encoded by the coding sequence ATGAGTTATCAGTTCGAACAAGGTGAATCACTGGCAGACGGCGTGCGGCGGATTGCCGGTCATCAGGTGCATAAGGCGATCCAGGAACTGCAGGATTCAGAATCGGACCGGCACGAGGCCATTCATGAAGTTCGCAAACGGTTCAAGAAACTGCGGGGGTTGATTCGAATCGTCCGGTCGGGATTGGGAGACGACTACAGCCGCATTAATGTCTGGTACCGTGATGCAGGACGCAGGCTGTCCCGCGTACGTGATGCCGAATCGATGCTGGAATCTCTGGCGAAACTCAAGGAACGCTTCGACGATCCCGCATACGTAGACCTGTTTGCCGCTTTTGAACGCTGCTTCCAGGAACGCAAGCAGCAGCTGGTGGAAGAGTGGATTGACCTGGATCAGGAACTGCAAGAGTTGTGTGACGAGCTGCAGACCGCACATCGGCAGATTGACGAGTGGAAGATCAAAGGCAAATCAGACAAGATTCTCAAAACCGGATTACAGCGGAATTACCGTCGTGGTGCTGAGGCACTGGCGGAACTGTATGTGCAACCGCACGATGAACTCTTTCACGAGTGCCGCAAACGCAGCAAGTATTTGATGTATCATCTGCGGCTGCTGAAAAAAGTCTGGGAGCCGATCATGGCAGCGCAGCTTGAGGAACTCGATCAGTTAAATGATTACCTCGGCGACGATCACGATCTGGCGGTGATGACCAGTCAGCTGACCAGCGAACCGGAGCGGTTCGGCGCGACCAGCGACATCGATCAACTCTTAACGCTGATCGGTCAACAGCGGGAAGAACTGCAGTCAGCGGGACTCGCACTGGCCGATCGCATCTATGCGGAACAGCCCAAAGCATTCGCACAGCGTCTGCAGGCTTACTGGAAGCTGTGGCAGAACCAGTCGTCGCAGAGAATGTGA
- a CDS encoding multidrug effflux MFS transporter yields the protein MSVKREPVAISFAEFVAMMALMQSLVALSIDAMLPALTEIGQDLGAREANDSQLIVSFLFLGLAFGQGVYGPLSDTTGRKPAVYLGFGLFLTGSLFSLFATDLNVMLGGRFLQGLGLAAPRCVIVAIVRDQYEGPAMARVMSFVMTIFIFVPAIAPTLGQGILLIAHWRAIFAALLVCGLLTLAWFALRLPETLSVERRIPFSIARIKSAVVEVCSHRVSLGYTISLGLISSAFLGYLSSAQQIFQKQYQLGTMFPLYFAILALCIGSASFVNGRLVMRFGMQNLSRWSKRISTVISLLFFVYVLSTGGQPPLWTMMGYMMIILFCFGIMYGNLNAMAMEPLGHIAGIGAAVMGALSTLISVPCGILIGHSYNGTVIPVISGFMLSGVLIVVVMHWVESAPTQATEETA from the coding sequence TTGAGTGTGAAACGAGAACCCGTCGCGATTTCCTTTGCGGAATTTGTGGCGATGATGGCTTTGATGCAGTCGCTGGTCGCACTTTCGATCGATGCGATGCTGCCTGCTCTGACAGAAATCGGTCAGGATCTGGGGGCCCGTGAGGCCAATGACAGCCAGCTGATTGTCTCGTTTCTGTTTCTGGGGCTCGCGTTCGGGCAGGGCGTGTATGGTCCACTCTCAGACACCACCGGCCGAAAACCAGCTGTCTACCTCGGATTCGGTCTGTTTCTGACAGGCAGCCTGTTTTCTCTGTTTGCTACAGATCTGAACGTAATGCTCGGGGGACGGTTTCTCCAGGGGCTCGGGCTGGCAGCGCCCCGGTGTGTCATCGTGGCAATCGTCCGCGATCAGTACGAAGGCCCCGCAATGGCCCGAGTCATGTCGTTTGTGATGACGATCTTCATTTTCGTTCCGGCGATCGCACCTACCCTGGGGCAGGGGATTTTACTGATCGCACACTGGCGCGCCATCTTTGCTGCACTCTTGGTCTGCGGACTGCTGACCCTCGCCTGGTTTGCGTTGCGCCTGCCCGAGACTCTGAGTGTAGAGCGGCGGATTCCCTTCTCAATCGCGCGCATCAAGTCTGCGGTAGTTGAAGTCTGCTCACACCGTGTTTCGCTGGGTTATACGATCTCACTGGGTTTGATCTCCAGCGCGTTTCTGGGATATTTGAGTTCCGCCCAGCAGATCTTTCAGAAGCAGTACCAACTGGGAACCATGTTTCCGCTGTACTTCGCCATCCTGGCCCTCTGTATCGGCAGTGCTTCGTTTGTGAACGGGCGACTGGTCATGCGGTTCGGGATGCAGAACCTGTCGCGGTGGTCCAAACGAATTTCGACGGTCATCTCCCTGCTGTTCTTTGTGTACGTTCTGAGTACGGGAGGACAGCCCCCGCTGTGGACGATGATGGGTTATATGATGATCATTCTGTTCTGTTTCGGGATCATGTATGGCAATCTGAATGCGATGGCAATGGAGCCGCTGGGGCATATCGCCGGTATCGGAGCGGCAGTGATGGGCGCACTTTCGACGCTGATCTCGGTTCCCTGCGGGATTCTGATCGGTCACAGTTATAACGGCACCGTCATTCCGGTCATCAGTGGTTTCATGCTCTCTGGAGTGTTAATTGTGGTCGTGATGCACTGGGTAGAATCCGCGCCAACACAGGCTACGGAAGAGACTGCCTGA
- a CDS encoding UbiA family prenyltransferase — MSDIILGFLLTHNSFEPRLDFGLLLVASAGLYLAGMVFNDVFDRKVDAEERPSRPIPSGRISTRNAAVLGGMLMLAGVGAAQTVGTQSLIVAGLLVVAILGYDVILKKTFLGPVMMGSCRFLNLMLGASAVAREINLWVKPQLRIAAAMGLFIMGLTWFARMEAKQSHRGHLIGGLLVINAGLGGLVWMLATYPWPREINLTMVLAAAGVVILTINRRLVQAILNPAPQNVQIAVKTMLISYVMLNAIMVFVWTTNPAYAILTAALLLPTILLSRWMAVT, encoded by the coding sequence ATGTCGGACATCATCCTGGGTTTTCTGCTGACGCATAATTCGTTTGAGCCACGGCTGGATTTCGGATTATTACTGGTCGCATCAGCGGGCCTGTACCTCGCAGGGATGGTCTTCAACGATGTCTTCGACCGGAAAGTGGATGCCGAGGAACGGCCGTCACGGCCGATTCCTTCCGGGCGCATTTCCACTCGAAATGCTGCGGTGCTGGGCGGCATGTTGATGCTGGCCGGTGTCGGGGCAGCCCAGACGGTGGGGACGCAGAGCCTGATTGTCGCCGGCCTGCTGGTTGTCGCGATTCTGGGCTATGACGTGATTCTGAAGAAGACGTTTCTCGGCCCGGTCATGATGGGCAGCTGTCGTTTCCTGAACCTGATGCTGGGGGCCAGTGCGGTGGCACGCGAGATCAATCTGTGGGTCAAACCACAATTACGCATCGCGGCAGCCATGGGGCTCTTCATCATGGGGCTCACCTGGTTTGCCCGGATGGAAGCGAAACAGAGTCATCGCGGTCACCTGATAGGAGGGCTGCTGGTGATCAACGCTGGTCTCGGCGGTCTGGTCTGGATGCTGGCGACTTATCCCTGGCCGCGGGAAATCAATCTGACGATGGTCCTGGCGGCGGCAGGTGTAGTGATTCTGACCATCAACCGGCGGCTGGTGCAGGCCATTCTGAACCCCGCACCCCAAAACGTGCAGATCGCCGTCAAGACGATGCTCATCTCTTATGTGATGCTGAATGCGATCATGGTCTTTGTCTGGACGACCAACCCTGCCTACGCGATTCTGACAGCAGCGTTGCTGCTACCCACGATCCTGCTCTCCCGCTGGATGGCGGTCACCTGA
- a CDS encoding inositol-3-phosphate synthase, translating into MTQQRIGIWIIGAWGGVATTAAVGLSALTKGLTGTSGLVSENPYFKKLDLRDWDQFVIGGHEIRDTSFVEAAKYFSENSGVFHPALLQAVEEDLKSYDENVKPGTLIHVGDTIRSLAGDAVRKFDTETLQETLARLTADIKEFQEKHDLGHVVVVNLASTEPPVDEAAKSLSLAELKDALENGVTSPVPASSLYAIAAMEAGCSHLNFTPSAATDLPAMIELAEEKQVLHGGRDGKTGETLMKSVLAPMFAHRNLNVMSWVGHNIFGNLDGKVLDDPVNKSNKVHSKDHLLTEILGYKPQTLVSIEYIESMGDWKTAWDHIHFQGFLDTKMALQFTWQGTDSILAAPLMLDMVRFTEREWRRGGRSGVMSYLSSFFKSPMQATTPEFERQYQQLEAWADAVSEE; encoded by the coding sequence ATGACGCAACAACGTATCGGGATTTGGATTATCGGAGCATGGGGCGGTGTGGCTACCACAGCCGCAGTGGGACTTTCCGCATTGACGAAAGGCCTGACCGGCACCAGCGGTCTTGTTTCAGAAAATCCCTACTTCAAGAAACTGGACCTGCGCGACTGGGATCAGTTCGTCATCGGCGGTCACGAAATCCGCGATACCTCGTTTGTCGAAGCCGCGAAATACTTCAGTGAAAACTCAGGCGTGTTCCACCCCGCACTGCTGCAGGCCGTCGAAGAAGACCTCAAGTCCTACGATGAAAACGTCAAGCCGGGAACGCTGATCCATGTCGGAGATACGATTCGATCTCTCGCCGGTGATGCCGTTCGTAAGTTCGATACAGAAACTCTGCAGGAAACCCTGGCCCGTCTGACTGCGGATATCAAAGAGTTCCAGGAAAAGCATGATCTGGGTCACGTGGTTGTGGTCAACCTGGCTTCCACGGAACCGCCGGTCGATGAAGCAGCGAAATCGCTCAGCCTGGCTGAACTCAAAGACGCCCTCGAAAACGGAGTGACATCTCCGGTTCCCGCCAGTTCGCTGTATGCAATTGCCGCGATGGAAGCCGGCTGTTCGCATCTCAACTTCACTCCTTCCGCAGCCACCGATCTGCCGGCCATGATCGAACTGGCAGAAGAGAAGCAGGTTCTGCACGGAGGACGGGATGGTAAGACCGGTGAGACTCTGATGAAGAGTGTTCTGGCCCCGATGTTTGCTCATCGTAACCTCAACGTGATGAGCTGGGTCGGACATAACATCTTCGGAAACCTGGACGGCAAAGTGCTGGACGATCCGGTCAATAAGTCGAACAAGGTCCATTCAAAAGATCATCTGCTGACTGAAATCCTGGGATACAAACCGCAGACTCTGGTCTCCATCGAATACATTGAGTCGATGGGTGACTGGAAGACCGCCTGGGACCACATTCACTTCCAGGGTTTCCTCGATACGAAGATGGCGCTGCAGTTTACCTGGCAGGGAACCGACTCGATTCTGGCTGCTCCCCTGATGCTCGATATGGTTCGCTTTACCGAACGGGAATGGCGGCGCGGTGGTCGCAGCGGTGTGATGTCGTATCTGAGTTCGTTCTTCAAGAGCCCGATGCAGGCAACCACGCCCGAATTTGAACGACAGTACCAGCAGCTGGAAGCCTGGGCCGACGCCGTTTCCGAGGAATAG